The following is a genomic window from Onthophagus taurus isolate NC chromosome 1, IU_Otau_3.0, whole genome shotgun sequence.
CTCGTTTCTATCGCTGAAGCATCCTGTTCCATGGCTTCAGCTTGATCAATTTCTTCTTGGattgttttaaaaactttttggacCGTAGTTCCCTTTAAAGAATGCGGGCAATGAGTACATTTCCATTCTGATTCAGGATCTAAAAGGGGCgctgttgataaaattaccCCGTTGTCGCACTTCATACACTTCAAAGTGCTCATGTGAGTCCCTAATTCGGTTGGGTCACTACATCTTTGGCAGTTACAATCGAAATATTTactttctttcaaaaatgctCTCCTTGCCATTGTTGGCCACATGGTGTAGGTGTAACTTGTAAAAAGTTCTTCGCCTTTATTGATTGAAACAGACGCTTTTAATGTTACTTTAAAATCTTCTTCGTTTCCCTCCCCATTACTTTCTATGGAGTGAGTTACGTTTGAGACGCAATTATGTgaaaaagttgataattttgGGTATAAACATCTTATAGCGTTTCCAGATATAGTTCTTGCTTCGAAAACATTTACGTCCAAAAGACCACAAACTTGATGAATGAGGTCTTCACTAAATCGATCGCATTTACAAGGTCCTCGAAGATAACCAACTATGTTTATGGTgttaaaattccaaatttctttttctttccgGTCCTTTGCATGTGTTTCCATGCAATTAACATGTTTATCCCAAATATCCGGGTGTTTTTCTTTAGCTAAAAGAACTCGAAGTGGAGTTATGCATTCGTATTGAAGACATGGTGCGTAAGGATCTTGAACATTCATAAATTTCGCCTTAGCGTTTGCAAAAACTTCGCATTCTGCGTTTTTATGGGCCGGAATGTTTTCACATGTTTCGTTACAAACTGGCCATGaacattttgaacataaaTATGTGCAGTCTATGTAAGCATAACAACCTAAGCATACCGGTGGACTatctacaaaaaattaattacggAAAATTGGACaaaattgtttctaaaaaTGCAGTTCTACTTTACCGATTTTGGGTCCATAAGCAAATGGTTTTTCGCTAAATATTAATTCGCCAGCTTTCAAATCTCTATTGCTAACTGCGTACCGGCCAACTACGTCATTCCTACGCTCTTCAAAATCAgcctaaaataaattttccagTTGGCCAGACGATAATCTTAAGTGTGTTCTGTTAGCACAGCAAAGCGAGAGAGAAAGCAATATTTCAAAGTTCATTTTCGGCTGTGGTAAAACAAGCGGCAATAGTTAATTGAGCGACAATAAATGGTAAATAAATACGAATTCCCATTAATACTTACTTGTTCCGGTGTAGCCATCGTAAAATCGGTGCTTTAACTTTTGCAACCTGCTGCGATTTGGAGATTTAGTTATTTATGCCGgtttaactaa
Proteins encoded in this region:
- the LOC111429494 gene encoding SET domain-containing protein SmydA-8-like isoform X1, producing MATPEQADFEERRNDVVGRYAVSNRDLKAGELIFSEKPFAYGPKIDSPPVCLGCYAYIDCTYLCSKCSWPVCNETCENIPAHKNAECEVFANAKAKFMNVQDPYAPCLQYECITPLRVLLAKEKHPDIWDKHVNCMETHAKDRKEKEIWNFNTINIVGYLRGPCKCDRFSEDLIHQVCGLLDVNVFEARTISGNAIRCLYPKLSTFSHNCVSNVTHSIESNGEGNEEDFKVTLKASVSINKGEELFTSYTYTMWPTMARRAFLKESKYFDCNCQRCSDPTELGTHMSTLKCMKCDNGVILSTAPLLDPESEWKCTHCPHSLKGTTVQKVFKTIQEEIDQAEAMEQDASAIETRESLYRKYRSILHPRHAYFTILRISLAQMYGKVEGYTMDILPNILYERKIELCQNIMENINVLEPGYTRLRGMILYELHAPIIMLARNLYNVDVIDKDELRSKLQEAIKLLKESSEILTLEPENSQEGMIGRMANQAYIQLSSNLEDLIDNI
- the LOC111429494 gene encoding N-lysine methyltransferase SMYD2-B-like isoform X2 — translated: MNVQDPYAPCLQYECITPLRVLLAKEKHPDIWDKHVNCMETHAKDRKEKEIWNFNTINIVGYLRGPCKCDRFSEDLIHQVCGLLDVNVFEARTISGNAIRCLYPKLSTFSHNCVSNVTHSIESNGEGNEEDFKVTLKASVSINKGEELFTSYTYTMWPTMARRAFLKESKYFDCNCQRCSDPTELGTHMSTLKCMKCDNGVILSTAPLLDPESEWKCTHCPHSLKGTTVQKVFKTIQEEIDQAEAMEQDASAIETRESLYRKYRSILHPRHAYFTILRISLAQMYGKVEGYTMDILPNILYERKIELCQNIMENINVLEPGYTRLRGMILYELHAPIIMLARNLYNVDVIDKDELRSKLQEAIKLLKESSEILTLEPENSQEGMIGRMANQAYIQLSSNLEDLIDNI